Proteins co-encoded in one Opitutus terrae PB90-1 genomic window:
- a CDS encoding NAD(P)-dependent oxidoreductase: protein MKTIGVIGLGIIGEVWAKNYAAAGALVASWNRTPKPHVAGWKDSAAEVAAAAEVIQIVVADPPAVESVLGQIAPQLRPGKVVLQSSTIDAASSARFEALVEKTGARYVAALFTGSKPAAEQRQTVFYLGGDRALIAEIEPLLALISSKRFVIGTNEQACTFKLAMNLNIAAQMQGLAEALTMARRAGISDDVFFKALSQNVSYSGLVKLKEPKLRAADFVPQFSVKHMHKDLRLAAAGAAGLKYPALEAARDALREAEARGMSDEDYSAVIKLVGEEKS, encoded by the coding sequence ATGAAAACCATCGGCGTGATCGGGCTTGGGATCATTGGCGAAGTGTGGGCGAAAAACTATGCGGCGGCGGGCGCGCTGGTGGCGTCATGGAACCGCACGCCCAAGCCGCACGTGGCCGGCTGGAAAGATTCGGCCGCGGAAGTCGCGGCGGCGGCGGAGGTGATTCAGATCGTCGTGGCCGATCCGCCGGCGGTGGAGAGCGTGCTCGGGCAAATCGCGCCGCAGCTCCGGCCGGGCAAGGTCGTGCTGCAGTCGAGCACCATCGATGCGGCGAGCAGCGCGCGGTTTGAGGCGCTGGTGGAGAAGACCGGCGCGCGCTACGTGGCCGCGTTGTTCACCGGCAGCAAGCCGGCGGCTGAGCAACGACAGACGGTGTTTTATCTCGGCGGCGATCGCGCGCTCATCGCGGAGATCGAGCCGCTGCTCGCGCTGATTTCGAGCAAGCGGTTCGTCATCGGCACCAACGAGCAGGCGTGCACGTTCAAGCTGGCGATGAACCTGAACATCGCCGCGCAAATGCAGGGACTCGCCGAGGCGCTGACGATGGCACGGCGCGCGGGGATCAGCGACGACGTGTTTTTCAAGGCGCTGAGCCAGAACGTGAGTTACTCCGGTCTGGTGAAACTGAAAGAACCGAAACTGCGCGCGGCGGATTTCGTGCCGCAGTTTTCGGTGAAGCACATGCACAAGGATCTGCGGCTCGCCGCCGCGGGCGCCGCTGGCCTCAAGTATCCGGCACTCGAAGCCGCGCGCGACGCGCTGCGCGAAGCCGAGGCGCGCGGGATGAGCGACGAGGATTATTCCGCAGTGATCAAGCTGGTGGGGGAGGAGAAGAGCTGA
- the gcvP gene encoding aminomethyl-transferring glycine dehydrogenase, with the protein MLPPRDLLAPIDTFPRRHTGDNAAETAAMLKLLGARSLDALVDSAVPPAIRRGPLDLPAALGESAALAELRGIAAQNQVFRSAIGLGYYDTVTPAVIQRTILENPGWYTAYTPYQAEISQGRLEALLNFQTMVIDLTGLEIANASMLDEGTAAAEAMMMCHRLKEGDASAHRQFFVSSACHPQTIDIVRTRAKPLGIEVLVGDHRTYQPDARCFGVLVQYPDTTGSVHDFEAFFAAAHAAGAFTIVATDLLALTLLRPPGEFGADVAVGSAQRFGVPLGFGGPHAGFLATRDTYKRQMPGRLVGVSKDAQGDPALRLALGTREQHIRRDKATSNICTAQVLLAVMASMYAIYHGPAGLHRIARRTKLLTDLLAKGLIAAGAKVNAEPVFDTLTIGNVAAQRVHAAAAAKRFNLRRIDDYTVGVSLDETTTLDDVRTLLTFFNESADLGTPLALMSESDTVFAAPHARTSAFLTASVFNRHHTEHELLRYIKRLEAKDLSLCHSMISLGSCTMKLNAASEMAPISWPEFNRLHPFAPAEQTRGYQRLFRDLETWLAEITGFAAVSLQPNAGSQGEYAGLLAIRGFHESRGEGHRNICLIPTSAHGTNPASAAMGGFKVIPVACDTNGNIDVADLKAKAETHAQNLAALMVTYPSTHGVFEPGIKDICAAVHQHGGQVYMDGANMNAQVGLTSPGHIGADVCHLNLHKTFCIPHGGGGPGVGPIGVAPHLVPFLPGHVLSENRKSGTSRANGAVSAAPHGSASILMISWMYIRMMGPDGLTQATKVAILNANYVAKRLESFFPVLYRGNAGLIAHECIVDLRAWKKHGLEVDDAAKRLMDYGYHAPTMSFPVPGTFMIEPTESESKVELDRFCDALISIHGEMQAVVNGESDKVNNPLKHAPHTAKAVCADDWPHPYTRELAVFPSAFARTAKFWPSVGRVDNVYGDRNLVCSCVGMEAYA; encoded by the coding sequence ATGCTTCCGCCCCGCGACCTGCTCGCCCCGATCGACACCTTCCCGCGCCGGCACACCGGCGACAACGCGGCCGAGACCGCCGCCATGCTCAAGCTGCTCGGCGCTCGCTCGCTCGATGCGCTGGTCGATAGCGCCGTGCCGCCCGCGATTCGCCGCGGTCCGCTCGATTTGCCCGCCGCGCTGGGCGAAAGCGCCGCGCTGGCTGAGCTCCGCGGAATCGCCGCGCAAAATCAGGTGTTCCGCAGCGCGATCGGGCTCGGCTACTACGATACCGTCACGCCCGCCGTCATCCAGCGCACGATCCTGGAAAACCCCGGCTGGTATACGGCCTACACGCCTTACCAGGCGGAAATCTCGCAGGGCCGGCTGGAGGCGCTGCTTAATTTTCAGACGATGGTGATCGACCTCACCGGGCTCGAGATCGCGAACGCCTCGATGCTCGACGAAGGCACCGCGGCCGCCGAAGCGATGATGATGTGCCACCGGCTCAAAGAGGGCGACGCCTCCGCGCACCGGCAGTTCTTCGTTTCCTCCGCGTGTCATCCGCAGACGATCGACATCGTCCGCACGCGGGCGAAGCCGCTCGGCATCGAGGTGCTCGTGGGCGATCACCGCACCTACCAGCCGGATGCGCGCTGCTTCGGCGTGCTCGTGCAATATCCCGACACGACCGGCTCGGTCCACGATTTCGAAGCCTTTTTCGCCGCGGCGCATGCGGCCGGCGCGTTCACGATCGTCGCGACGGATTTGCTCGCGCTCACGCTGCTGCGACCGCCGGGCGAGTTTGGCGCCGACGTCGCCGTGGGCTCAGCGCAACGCTTCGGCGTGCCGCTCGGGTTCGGCGGCCCGCACGCGGGCTTCCTCGCGACGCGCGACACCTACAAACGTCAGATGCCGGGCCGGCTCGTCGGCGTTTCAAAGGACGCGCAGGGCGATCCGGCGCTGCGACTGGCGCTCGGCACGCGCGAGCAACACATCCGCCGCGACAAAGCCACCTCGAACATCTGCACCGCGCAGGTACTCCTCGCGGTGATGGCTTCGATGTATGCGATCTATCACGGGCCCGCGGGACTGCACCGGATTGCGCGTCGCACAAAGCTGCTCACTGATCTCCTGGCGAAGGGCTTGATCGCGGCCGGCGCGAAGGTGAACGCCGAGCCGGTCTTCGACACGCTCACGATCGGCAATGTCGCCGCGCAGCGCGTGCACGCCGCCGCCGCGGCCAAACGGTTCAACCTGCGTCGGATCGATGACTACACCGTCGGCGTGTCGCTCGATGAGACCACGACACTCGACGACGTGCGCACGCTCCTGACATTTTTCAATGAATCGGCCGACCTCGGCACGCCACTCGCGTTGATGAGCGAGAGCGACACGGTCTTCGCCGCACCGCATGCCCGCACGTCCGCGTTCCTGACCGCGAGCGTGTTCAACCGCCATCACACGGAGCACGAGCTGCTGCGCTACATCAAGCGGCTCGAGGCGAAGGATCTGTCGCTCTGCCATTCGATGATCTCGCTCGGCTCGTGCACGATGAAGCTGAACGCCGCCAGCGAGATGGCGCCGATCTCGTGGCCGGAGTTCAACCGGCTGCATCCGTTCGCCCCGGCCGAGCAAACCCGCGGCTACCAGCGGCTCTTCCGCGATCTCGAAACCTGGCTCGCCGAGATCACCGGCTTCGCCGCCGTGTCGCTGCAGCCGAATGCCGGCTCGCAGGGCGAATACGCCGGGCTGCTCGCGATCCGCGGCTTTCACGAGTCGCGCGGCGAGGGCCATCGCAACATCTGCCTGATCCCCACCAGCGCGCACGGCACCAATCCCGCCAGCGCCGCGATGGGCGGATTCAAGGTGATCCCGGTGGCGTGCGACACCAACGGCAACATCGACGTGGCCGATCTGAAAGCCAAGGCGGAGACTCACGCGCAAAATCTCGCGGCGTTGATGGTGACTTATCCGTCGACGCACGGCGTGTTCGAACCCGGCATCAAGGACATTTGTGCCGCGGTTCATCAGCACGGCGGACAGGTCTACATGGACGGCGCGAACATGAATGCGCAGGTCGGGCTCACCTCGCCCGGCCACATCGGCGCCGACGTGTGCCATCTGAACCTCCACAAGACGTTCTGCATCCCCCATGGTGGCGGCGGTCCAGGCGTGGGTCCCATCGGCGTGGCGCCGCACCTCGTGCCGTTCCTGCCGGGCCACGTGCTCAGCGAAAATCGGAAATCAGGAACGAGCCGCGCCAACGGCGCCGTGTCCGCCGCGCCGCATGGTTCCGCGTCCATCCTGATGATTTCCTGGATGTATATCCGGATGATGGGTCCCGACGGACTGACGCAGGCGACGAAGGTCGCGATCCTCAACGCCAACTACGTCGCGAAGCGGCTCGAGTCCTTCTTCCCGGTGCTCTACCGCGGCAACGCCGGGCTGATCGCGCACGAGTGCATCGTCGATCTCCGCGCGTGGAAGAAACACGGGCTCGAGGTCGATGACGCGGCGAAGCGGCTCATGGACTACGGCTATCACGCCCCGACGATGTCGTTCCCCGTGCCGGGAACGTTCATGATCGAGCCGACCGAGAGCGAGTCGAAGGTCGAACTCGATCGGTTCTGCGACGCGTTGATTTCCATCCACGGCGAGATGCAGGCCGTCGTGAACGGCGAGTCCGACAAGGTGAACAATCCCCTCAAACACGCGCCGCACACGGCGAAGGCCGTGTGCGCCGACGACTGGCCGCATCCGTATACGCGCGAGCTGGCCGTGTTTCCGAGCGCGTTCGCCCGGACCGCGAAGTTCTGGCCGAGCGTCGGTCGCGTCGACAACGTCTACGGCGATCGGAATCTCGTATGCTCGTGCGTCGGGATGGAAGCGTACGCGTGA
- the nth gene encoding endonuclease III has protein sequence MTRQERAAYVDRRLAELYPDPKIPLDHQDAFTLLIAVLLSAHTTDRSVNKATPELFALADTPEKMARVPVKEIERIIRPVGLFAAKSKAIAGLARMLMEKHGGQVPRTFEELEELPGVGHKTASVVMTQAFGVPAFPVDTHIHRLAQRWKLTSGKSVEQTERDLKALFPEARWNKLHLQFIYYGREHCTARGCDGTICEICRTLFPDRKRAVTTRK, from the coding sequence ATGACCCGCCAGGAACGCGCCGCCTACGTCGATCGCCGGCTCGCCGAGCTGTATCCGGATCCGAAGATCCCGCTCGACCACCAGGACGCGTTCACGCTGCTGATCGCGGTGCTGCTGTCGGCGCACACGACGGATCGCTCGGTAAACAAGGCGACACCCGAGCTGTTTGCGCTCGCCGACACGCCCGAGAAAATGGCGCGGGTGCCGGTGAAGGAGATCGAGCGCATCATCCGGCCGGTCGGACTTTTCGCGGCGAAGTCGAAGGCGATCGCCGGACTCGCACGGATGCTGATGGAAAAGCACGGCGGGCAGGTGCCGCGGACGTTCGAAGAATTGGAGGAGCTGCCGGGAGTGGGGCACAAGACGGCGAGCGTGGTGATGACGCAGGCGTTCGGCGTGCCGGCGTTTCCGGTCGACACGCATATCCACCGGCTGGCGCAGCGTTGGAAGCTGACGAGTGGAAAGAGCGTCGAGCAGACCGAGCGCGATTTGAAGGCGCTGTTTCCGGAGGCGCGCTGGAACAAGCTGCACCTCCAGTTCATTTATTATGGCCGGGAGCACTGCACTGCGCGCGGCTGCGATGGCACGATCTGCGAAATTTGCCGGACGCTGTTTCCCGACCGCAAACGCGCCGTGACGACGCGGAAGTAG
- a CDS encoding right-handed parallel beta-helix repeat-containing protein produces MRLGDPGSGVANGLRIMCVAMLTHAAVAAEFYVAPDGRDANPGTIEAPFGSVQRASSAARAGDTVFIRGGTYVMSEAQIAGRDGPYACVVMFERSGAPGRPIRYWAYPGERPVFDFSHVKPAGRRVTAFRVNGSWLHLRGLEVVGVQVTIKEHTQSICFDNRGSHNVYEALSLHDGMAIGLWIGGTASHNLVLNCDAYRNHDPVSEDGLGGNVDGFGYHGKKGSVGNVFRGGRAWFNSDDGFDFIHAEEAAVIEGCWAFYNGYSPEFRSLANGNGFKAGGFSRTPVDRLPDPIPRHVVRRSLAVRNKANGFYANHHVGGLDFIHNTGYRNRVNFNLLGREPSDNTTLIDGRGHRLKNNLGFAARENEVARLDLQRSDASGNSFTLPVEITAEDFLSVDEAELTKPRQPNGDLPRVRFLHLAPGSDAIDAGVDIGQPFNGAAPDLGAFEALQPPITAPH; encoded by the coding sequence ATGAGACTCGGCGACCCCGGATCCGGCGTGGCGAACGGCCTGCGGATCATGTGTGTCGCCATGCTCACGCACGCGGCGGTCGCCGCGGAGTTCTACGTCGCGCCGGACGGGCGGGACGCGAATCCCGGCACGATCGAAGCGCCCTTCGGCAGCGTGCAACGGGCGTCGTCGGCGGCGCGTGCCGGCGACACCGTGTTCATCCGCGGTGGCACCTACGTGATGAGCGAGGCCCAGATCGCCGGCCGGGACGGCCCGTATGCCTGCGTCGTCATGTTCGAGCGCAGCGGCGCGCCGGGCCGGCCGATTCGGTACTGGGCGTATCCCGGTGAACGACCGGTGTTCGACTTCTCCCACGTCAAACCGGCGGGGCGGCGGGTGACGGCGTTTCGCGTGAACGGCTCGTGGCTCCATCTGCGCGGGCTCGAGGTGGTCGGCGTGCAGGTGACGATCAAGGAGCACACCCAGTCGATCTGCTTCGACAATCGCGGCAGTCACAACGTCTACGAGGCGCTCAGCCTGCACGACGGCATGGCGATCGGACTGTGGATCGGCGGCACGGCTAGCCACAATCTCGTGCTGAATTGCGACGCCTATCGGAATCACGACCCGGTGTCGGAGGACGGACTGGGCGGCAATGTCGATGGGTTCGGCTACCACGGCAAGAAAGGGAGTGTCGGCAACGTGTTCCGCGGCGGCCGGGCCTGGTTCAACAGCGACGACGGCTTCGATTTCATTCACGCCGAGGAAGCGGCGGTGATCGAGGGCTGCTGGGCCTTCTACAACGGCTACTCGCCCGAGTTTCGTTCGCTCGCCAACGGCAATGGGTTCAAGGCGGGCGGATTTTCGCGCACGCCGGTCGATCGGCTGCCCGATCCGATTCCGCGCCATGTGGTCCGACGCAGCTTGGCGGTGCGGAACAAGGCGAACGGGTTTTATGCGAATCACCACGTCGGCGGACTCGATTTCATTCACAACACCGGCTACCGAAACCGCGTGAACTTTAACCTGCTCGGTCGTGAACCGTCGGACAACACGACGCTGATCGATGGCCGCGGGCACCGGTTGAAGAACAATCTCGGGTTTGCGGCGCGGGAGAACGAGGTCGCGCGGCTCGATCTCCAGCGGAGCGACGCGAGCGGCAATTCGTTCACTCTGCCCGTGGAAATCACCGCGGAGGATTTTCTGAGCGTCGACGAGGCGGAACTGACGAAGCCGCGGCAGCCGAACGGCGACCTTCCGAGGGTCCGTTTTCTGCACCTGGCGCCGGGCAGTGATGCGATCGACGCTGGTGTGGATATCGGCCAGCCGTTCAACGGCGCGGCTCCCGATCTGGGCGCGTTTGAGGCGCTGCAGCCTCCGATTACGGCACCCCACTAG
- a CDS encoding GIY-YIG nuclease family protein, which yields MPSVGRSLRRHHEGGLAKEGQMCDKGTAVHYVYILESTHTPSEKYVGSTDNLRGRIEDHNAGRSPHTAKFRPWNLVCYHAFADERRALAFEQYLKTGSGHEFRRRHLAFSIYADCFAETRESHHSELLHEKFPK from the coding sequence ATGCCCTCCGTAGGCCGAAGCCTCCGCAGGCATCACGAAGGAGGCTTGGCGAAGGAGGGCCAGATGTGCGACAAAGGAACTGCCGTGCACTACGTGTATATCCTCGAATCGACGCACACGCCGAGCGAGAAATACGTTGGAAGCACGGACAATCTCAGGGGCCGAATCGAGGATCACAACGCCGGGCGGTCACCTCACACTGCCAAGTTCCGCCCATGGAATCTCGTGTGCTATCATGCCTTCGCCGACGAGCGACGCGCGCTCGCGTTCGAGCAGTACCTGAAGACCGGCTCAGGACATGAATTCCGCCGACGCCACTTGGCGTTTAGCATCTACGCGGACTGTTTCGCAGAAACCCGCGAGAGCCACCATAGCGAACTTCTACACGAAAAGTTCCCGAAATAG
- a CDS encoding tyrosine-type recombinase/integrase — translation MASLRKRLRSPYWFACFYNADGTRAQRSTKQSDKRKALGIANQWERAAKLAGQKRLGEAQARRVLSDIYEITNDEPLPSATARDFLTRWAERRKLDTANRTFQAYKQVVRDFLKSLGPRAERDISQISKTDIVTYRDEVLTRTSIATANKSLKYLRVALGAAYKDGLTQDNAASKVDAIRRRDDERKQRRPFTLGELKAILANASAEWRGLILFGFYTGQRLSDIANLTWQNLDLEREVIRFVTGKTGRQMEIPIAAPLLAHIETMPASDDPSAPLFPESSSVAAGESADSRLSQHFYDLLVAAGLAKARRRDKQRDEGAPAHGRSRRRTVHEISFHSLRHTATSLLKNAGVSEAVAMDIIGHDSEAISRHYTHIETKAKRKALAKLPKLF, via the coding sequence ATGGCCTCGTTGCGTAAACGCCTTCGCTCCCCCTACTGGTTCGCGTGCTTCTACAACGCGGACGGAACCCGTGCGCAGCGCTCGACGAAGCAGAGCGATAAGCGAAAGGCGCTCGGGATCGCGAACCAATGGGAGCGTGCCGCGAAGCTCGCCGGACAGAAGCGGCTCGGCGAAGCGCAAGCCCGACGCGTGCTGTCCGATATCTACGAGATCACGAACGACGAGCCGCTGCCGTCCGCCACAGCCAGGGATTTTCTGACGCGCTGGGCGGAGCGTCGGAAGCTCGACACGGCCAACCGGACTTTCCAGGCGTACAAACAGGTCGTCCGCGATTTCCTGAAATCGCTTGGGCCTCGCGCCGAGCGGGACATTTCCCAGATCTCGAAGACCGACATCGTGACGTATCGCGATGAAGTGCTGACTCGGACTTCGATCGCGACCGCGAACAAGTCGCTGAAATATCTCAGAGTCGCACTTGGCGCGGCCTACAAGGACGGACTGACGCAGGACAACGCCGCGAGCAAAGTCGACGCGATCCGGCGTCGGGACGACGAGCGCAAGCAGCGCCGGCCGTTCACGCTGGGCGAACTAAAGGCCATCCTGGCGAATGCGTCCGCCGAATGGCGCGGCCTGATCCTGTTTGGGTTCTACACGGGTCAGCGGCTCTCGGACATCGCGAACCTCACTTGGCAAAACCTCGATCTCGAACGGGAGGTGATCCGGTTCGTGACCGGCAAGACCGGGCGCCAGATGGAAATCCCGATTGCGGCGCCGCTCCTGGCGCACATCGAGACAATGCCAGCGTCGGACGATCCGTCGGCGCCACTGTTTCCGGAATCGTCGTCGGTCGCGGCGGGCGAATCGGCCGACTCGCGGCTGTCGCAGCACTTCTACGATCTGTTGGTCGCCGCTGGCCTCGCGAAGGCACGGCGGAGGGACAAGCAACGCGATGAAGGCGCACCAGCACACGGCCGCTCGCGGCGTCGGACGGTGCACGAAATCTCGTTCCACTCGCTGCGGCATACGGCGACATCGCTGCTCAAAAACGCCGGCGTTTCCGAGGCGGTGGCGATGGACATCATCGGCCACGACTCCGAAGCGATCAGCCGCCACTACACGCATATCGAAACGAAGGCGAAGCGGAAGGCCCTGGCGAAGCTACCGAAGCTGTTCTGA
- a CDS encoding type II toxin-antitoxin system RelE/ParE family toxin — protein sequence MPAVVRPTSAACADLLAAHDWYEHQSPGLGKDFVRMADAAFAGITRQPLLFPPVHRGLRRVLLRRFPYAVYYRVDDDAIRVIAVLHTAMDLGRLGER from the coding sequence ATGCCCGCCGTCGTCAGGCCAACGTCTGCGGCGTGCGCCGACCTGCTCGCGGCGCACGATTGGTACGAGCATCAGTCGCCCGGACTGGGCAAGGACTTCGTGCGGATGGCTGATGCCGCATTCGCCGGCATTACCCGCCAGCCCTTGCTGTTTCCGCCTGTTCATCGAGGCCTGCGGCGTGTCCTTCTGCGGCGGTTTCCTTACGCCGTCTATTACCGCGTCGATGACGACGCGATTCGCGTAATCGCGGTTCTGCACACCGCCATGGACCTCGGCCGCCTGGGAGAACGCTGA
- a CDS encoding addiction module protein — MNPAIESELRALSPAERILLVEEIWDRIAAEPESVPVSASHRVELDRRLDSLEKNPDQGRPWDEVRDELRRR, encoded by the coding sequence ATGAATCCTGCGATCGAATCGGAACTCCGCGCGCTATCTCCGGCCGAGCGCATCCTGCTCGTGGAGGAGATTTGGGATCGCATTGCCGCCGAGCCCGAGAGCGTTCCGGTTTCGGCTTCACATCGTGTAGAGCTAGACCGGCGCCTTGATTCGTTAGAAAAGAATCCAGATCAGGGACGGCCGTGGGACGAAGTTCGTGACGAACTGCGCCGGCGCTGA
- the mobF gene encoding MobF family relaxase has protein sequence MLRPKPQLNLQNAREYFRDHLRVGDYYSEGQTIAGDWLGLAAERLGLTGAVTEKEFLALCEGLHPETGKRLTARMNTARRVDGKLAANRRIFHDFTISPPKSVSIVARCQDSRIVDAHRDAVRLAMIELEKFAETRIRKSKQNAERVTGNIVAACFQHDTSRALDPHLHTHCVVFNATFDPVENRWKALQTVGMYRAQKFAENLYFHELSKRLRSLGYGIENNARNFEISRVPAALIERFSKRHAQIAAEAERYVANGYDGDIGALRRRLAHEHRDRKIKGATAELLREHWNRQLSPDEARALTGLRGVPAITQRADLRSIVGWADEHLFTHRAVVNDYELIATALARGRGENFDLDALRSAVEQHGYLREDGTRKLISAELLRCELDIVLAAQDGRKRHRALNPNYHPSPSLSSEQERAARRILTSRDFITLFRGGAGTGKSHTLKEVALGLAAAERPVVVLAPQRQQVHALETDGLPAETLARTLATGRLDHGAVVILDEAGQVGGRDLHALIRLVQAHGGRLILSGDTRQHGAVAASDALRAIEQHAKPRVAVLRTIRRQNPALARTSEERRFIRRYRAVVKKASEGKQAESFDLLDQLGCVRELPDEVRGVAVAGEYLTAMERGESVVVVAQTWNEVHAVNDAVRTALHSAGKLGPGTPTVTYQPVDRSESQKRDPRFYEPGQAAHFLRSYGRFKKGDTCEIAEANDRGVVLVKDGRRSTVGYRHAERFIVTKRTDMEIAPGDRLQLKANGRSVEGTRLHNGELVTVANVDSSGALIVTDERGATKTLTSSQRLLVRGYAVTSYGSQGKTVDTVLFADAGERAATNAQQWYVTISRGRKRVVVFTPDKDQLRTRVESPGERELATEGERLALALRWTQQHRQELWATQRPRQEMHLREGQRMGMSA, from the coding sequence ATGCTGCGACCAAAACCACAGCTCAACCTTCAGAACGCACGCGAGTATTTCCGCGATCACCTGCGCGTCGGCGACTACTACTCCGAGGGTCAGACGATCGCCGGCGATTGGCTGGGGCTCGCAGCCGAGCGGCTCGGACTTACAGGCGCCGTCACCGAAAAGGAATTCCTGGCGCTCTGTGAAGGGCTGCATCCGGAGACCGGCAAGCGACTGACCGCACGAATGAACACGGCGCGTCGTGTCGACGGGAAGCTGGCAGCGAATCGCCGGATCTTCCACGACTTCACCATCAGTCCGCCGAAGAGCGTTTCCATCGTCGCACGCTGTCAGGATTCCCGGATCGTGGATGCACATCGTGACGCCGTGCGGCTGGCGATGATCGAGCTGGAAAAGTTCGCTGAAACCCGGATCCGGAAGTCGAAGCAGAACGCTGAGCGTGTCACCGGCAATATCGTGGCCGCCTGCTTCCAGCATGACACCAGCCGTGCGCTCGATCCGCACCTCCATACGCACTGCGTGGTGTTCAACGCGACCTTCGACCCGGTGGAAAACCGCTGGAAGGCGCTCCAGACGGTCGGCATGTACCGCGCACAGAAGTTTGCCGAGAACCTCTACTTTCACGAACTGAGCAAACGGTTGCGGTCGCTCGGCTACGGCATCGAGAACAACGCGCGCAATTTTGAGATCAGCCGGGTGCCGGCGGCTTTGATCGAACGGTTCTCGAAACGGCACGCGCAGATTGCCGCAGAGGCGGAGCGCTACGTCGCCAACGGCTACGATGGCGACATTGGCGCGCTACGGCGTCGTCTGGCGCATGAGCATCGCGACCGGAAGATCAAAGGTGCGACGGCGGAGTTGCTACGTGAGCACTGGAACCGGCAGTTGTCGCCCGACGAAGCGCGGGCGCTGACGGGTTTGCGAGGCGTTCCAGCCATCACCCAACGAGCGGACCTGCGAAGCATCGTTGGCTGGGCAGACGAACACCTGTTCACGCATCGGGCAGTGGTGAACGACTACGAATTGATCGCCACGGCACTGGCTCGGGGCCGCGGCGAGAACTTCGATCTCGATGCGTTGCGAAGCGCTGTCGAGCAGCACGGGTATCTGCGCGAGGATGGCACGCGCAAGCTGATCTCCGCCGAACTGCTGCGCTGCGAGTTGGACATCGTGCTTGCCGCCCAGGATGGCCGTAAACGGCACCGGGCGCTCAATCCGAACTATCACCCCAGCCCTTCGCTCTCCTCTGAACAAGAACGCGCTGCCCGGCGGATCCTGACGAGCCGCGATTTCATCACGCTGTTCCGTGGCGGAGCGGGAACCGGGAAGAGTCACACGCTCAAGGAAGTCGCTCTGGGACTCGCGGCAGCGGAACGTCCGGTGGTCGTGCTGGCTCCCCAGCGGCAGCAGGTGCACGCACTGGAGACCGACGGTCTGCCAGCCGAAACGCTCGCTCGAACGCTGGCGACCGGTCGGCTCGATCATGGTGCGGTCGTTATCCTCGACGAGGCCGGACAGGTCGGCGGTCGGGATCTTCATGCATTGATTCGTCTCGTCCAGGCACACGGTGGCCGGCTGATTCTCTCCGGTGACACGCGGCAGCATGGAGCCGTCGCCGCGTCGGACGCACTGCGTGCCATCGAGCAGCACGCAAAGCCACGCGTTGCCGTGCTGCGGACGATCCGTCGGCAGAACCCGGCGCTTGCACGCACGAGCGAAGAACGGCGATTCATCAGACGGTACCGGGCAGTCGTGAAGAAGGCTTCCGAAGGCAAACAGGCCGAATCGTTCGATCTGCTCGACCAACTCGGTTGCGTGCGCGAGTTGCCGGACGAAGTCCGCGGGGTTGCGGTCGCTGGAGAGTATCTGACCGCGATGGAACGCGGCGAAAGCGTCGTGGTCGTCGCTCAGACGTGGAACGAAGTCCATGCAGTGAACGATGCGGTGCGCACCGCGCTGCATTCGGCGGGGAAACTGGGCCCCGGCACACCAACGGTGACCTACCAGCCGGTCGACCGCAGCGAATCCCAGAAACGCGATCCGCGGTTTTACGAACCCGGGCAAGCGGCGCACTTCCTTCGCAGCTACGGCCGATTCAAGAAAGGCGACACCTGCGAAATCGCCGAGGCGAACGATCGCGGCGTTGTCTTGGTAAAGGATGGCCGGCGATCGACGGTCGGCTACCGGCACGCGGAACGATTCATCGTCACCAAACGGACCGACATGGAAATCGCGCCCGGCGATCGGCTGCAACTGAAGGCTAACGGTCGAAGCGTCGAGGGCACGCGACTGCACAACGGAGAACTCGTCACCGTGGCGAATGTCGATTCGTCCGGCGCGTTGATCGTCACGGATGAACGTGGAGCAACGAAGACGCTCACGTCATCACAGCGGCTGCTGGTGCGTGGCTATGCGGTCACGTCGTACGGCTCCCAGGGGAAGACGGTCGACACGGTACTGTTCGCTGATGCCGGGGAACGCGCGGCCACGAACGCGCAGCAGTGGTACGTGACGATTTCGCGAGGGCGTAAGCGCGTTGTGGTCTTCACGCCGGACAAGGATCAATTGCGCACCCGCGTCGAGTCGCCAGGCGAGCGGGAACTCGCAACCGAGGGCGAGCGGCTGGCGTTAGCGCTCCGCTGGACCCAGCAGCACCGACAGGAACTCTGGGCTACCCAGCGGCCGCGTCAGGAAATGCACCTGCGTGAAGGGCAGCGGATGGGAATGAGCGCATGA